In methanogenic archaeon ISO4-H5, the following are encoded in one genomic region:
- a CDS encoding tyrosyl-tRNA synthetase TyrS yields the protein MASNNMTVEERLALIKRNTMEVVSEEELRTVLETKEQPLAYIGFEPSGIVHMGWALVTAKIKDLCDAGFKVIILWADWHASINDKVGGNLDNIRAVARYMEDCFVALGVPADKVEFRYAQDVVNDLSYWENIIKVGKITSLSRIKRTMTIMGRKEDEAELDSSKIIYPLMQCVDMFQLGVDVAYAGIDQRRVNMLAREVAEKFGWKKPIAIHTPLLPGLKGGARMNGDGAKDKTVREEAKSMDEQSAAMIDMKMSKSDPTSSINIHDTPDSVRQKIKKAYCPPEKENESTNPMLMIAKYIIFPRFGRMDIERPEKYGGNVSYDSYEALTEAYFSGALGPVDLKSGVAEGINKVLAPVNEFFTAHPENYDKVVEILKGLGKLR from the coding sequence ATGGCATCAAACAACATGACTGTGGAAGAGAGACTTGCGCTTATCAAAAGGAACACGATGGAGGTCGTGAGCGAGGAAGAGCTCAGGACCGTCCTTGAGACCAAGGAGCAGCCTCTGGCCTATATCGGTTTCGAGCCATCCGGAATCGTCCACATGGGATGGGCACTCGTGACCGCCAAGATCAAGGACCTCTGCGACGCAGGTTTCAAGGTCATCATCCTCTGGGCCGACTGGCACGCATCCATCAACGACAAGGTCGGCGGCAATCTCGACAACATCCGTGCTGTCGCCAGGTACATGGAGGACTGTTTCGTCGCCTTGGGTGTACCTGCGGATAAGGTGGAGTTCAGGTACGCGCAGGACGTCGTCAACGACCTCTCCTACTGGGAGAATATCATCAAGGTAGGTAAGATTACCTCCCTGTCCAGGATCAAGAGGACCATGACCATCATGGGAAGGAAGGAGGATGAGGCGGAGCTCGACTCCTCCAAGATCATCTACCCCCTCATGCAGTGCGTCGACATGTTCCAGCTTGGAGTGGATGTCGCTTACGCTGGAATCGATCAGAGGAGGGTCAATATGCTGGCCCGCGAGGTCGCCGAGAAGTTCGGATGGAAGAAACCCATCGCCATCCACACTCCCCTGCTCCCCGGACTGAAGGGCGGAGCGAGGATGAACGGCGACGGTGCCAAGGATAAGACCGTCCGCGAGGAGGCCAAGTCGATGGACGAGCAGTCCGCGGCCATGATCGACATGAAGATGTCGAAGAGCGACCCCACCAGCAGCATCAACATCCACGACACCCCCGACTCAGTCAGGCAGAAGATCAAGAAGGCCTACTGTCCTCCCGAGAAGGAGAACGAGAGTACCAACCCCATGCTGATGATCGCCAAGTACATCATCTTCCCCAGGTTCGGAAGGATGGACATCGAGCGTCCCGAGAAGTACGGCGGAAACGTATCCTACGATTCCTACGAGGCCCTCACCGAGGCATACTTCTCCGGAGCACTCGGGCCCGTTGATCTCAAATCCGGAGTCGCCGAGGGTATCAACAAGGTGCTGGCACCTGTCAACGAGTTCTTCACGGCACATCCCGAGAACTACGACAAGGTAGTCGAGATCCTGAAGGGTCTCGGAAAACTCCGTTAA
- a CDS encoding Fic family protein yields the protein MDESKFISSIAGKVRFDTDGMFSYFQPSELPFDLQIGKDMIRKSRETLISLSNLNGRVSGMEEEEKDILLNTLVLKESVHSSSIEGTRSTIGDMYRSEKDKVDETVRRDVEEINNYREALLSGIAHLKNGGKIDVRLMHSLHRTLMNGVRGGNKSPGEFKTSQNAIGTPGDTLETAKMVPAPPAAVERLIDNLLDYIDSDEDPLIKIALIHYQFETIHPYRDGNGRIGRLLIMLLLCKEGILTYPVIYPSEYFDRNRSRYIDLLFEVSSEDRFTEWFSFFLGALKEQADRSFAMISALAAYRKQLYSRCASKTETDLVKLFFVNPYLSSKDVADKCGVSSPTAMKLLSKMESAGILRETTGRKKGRLYVADGVLDILMSR from the coding sequence ATGGATGAATCAAAATTCATCTCTTCCATAGCAGGAAAAGTAAGATTCGATACGGACGGCATGTTTTCATACTTCCAACCAAGCGAACTGCCTTTCGACCTGCAGATCGGTAAGGACATGATCAGAAAGTCCCGCGAGACGCTCATCTCCCTCAGCAATCTGAACGGAAGGGTATCGGGCATGGAAGAGGAGGAAAAGGACATCCTTCTGAACACGCTTGTACTCAAGGAATCGGTCCATAGCTCATCCATCGAAGGAACCAGGTCCACGATCGGAGACATGTACCGTTCGGAGAAGGACAAGGTGGATGAAACCGTCCGGAGGGATGTCGAAGAGATCAACAACTATCGGGAAGCCCTCCTCAGCGGTATCGCACACCTTAAGAACGGCGGGAAGATCGATGTCAGGCTTATGCACAGCCTTCACCGGACCCTGATGAACGGTGTCCGCGGAGGCAACAAATCTCCCGGGGAATTCAAAACCTCCCAGAATGCCATCGGTACCCCTGGCGATACCCTAGAGACTGCCAAGATGGTCCCTGCGCCGCCTGCTGCGGTAGAACGTCTCATAGACAATCTCCTTGACTACATCGATTCCGACGAGGACCCCCTAATAAAGATCGCTTTGATCCACTACCAGTTCGAAACGATACACCCATACAGAGACGGCAACGGGAGGATCGGGAGGCTGTTGATCATGCTGCTCCTCTGTAAGGAAGGCATCCTGACCTACCCTGTGATCTACCCAAGCGAATACTTCGACAGGAACCGCAGCAGATACATCGACCTCCTCTTCGAGGTGAGTTCGGAAGACCGGTTCACGGAATGGTTCTCTTTCTTCCTGGGTGCTTTGAAAGAACAGGCTGACAGATCGTTCGCTATGATCTCCGCCCTGGCCGCATACAGAAAGCAGCTGTACTCCCGCTGTGCCAGCAAAACGGAAACGGATCTGGTCAAACTCTTCTTCGTGAATCCGTACCTGAGTTCGAAGGATGTTGCAGACAAATGCGGAGTATCCTCGCCAACTGCGATGAAACTCCTCTCCAAGATGGAATCCGCAGGTATCCTAAGAGAGACCACCGGGCGGAAGAAGGGCAGGCTGTACGTGGCCGACGGGGTTCTGGATATCCTCATGAGTCGCTAA
- a CDS encoding adenine phosphoribosyltransferase Apt3: MYDDLVESLESSPVVMKNGYPYFVHPLTDGVPHMDPKVLKEVLAWMYEVCDFDCDYLVAPEAMGIPLAVPISLEKGIPYTVVRKKIYGLPGEVVFDQKTGYSGNRMSLNGLKKGDRVVIIDDVISTGGTLVALIEAIRSTGAEITDILIPVEKNDGKDLVLEKTGLKVKTLVKVSVTDGKVRCSIC, from the coding sequence ATGTATGATGATCTGGTGGAAAGCCTGGAATCCTCGCCCGTGGTAATGAAGAACGGATACCCCTACTTCGTCCACCCGCTCACCGACGGCGTCCCCCATATGGATCCCAAGGTCCTGAAGGAGGTCCTCGCGTGGATGTACGAGGTCTGCGACTTCGACTGCGATTACCTCGTTGCACCTGAGGCCATGGGCATACCGCTGGCAGTTCCCATATCTCTTGAGAAGGGCATCCCCTACACCGTCGTCAGGAAGAAGATCTACGGGCTCCCCGGAGAGGTGGTCTTCGACCAGAAGACTGGATACTCAGGGAACAGGATGAGTCTCAACGGCCTGAAGAAAGGGGACAGGGTCGTAATCATCGACGATGTCATCAGTACCGGAGGGACGCTGGTGGCATTGATCGAGGCAATCAGATCCACCGGTGCTGAAATCACGGATATCCTCATTCCGGTCGAGAAGAACGACGGTAAGGACCTGGTTCTCGAAAAGACCGGCCTCAAGGTCAAGACCCTGGTGAAGGTCTCGGTGACGGACGGTAAGGTCCGGTGCAGTATCTGCTAA
- a CDS encoding transmembrane protein, whose product MGPEIIALVLAAGIIGAAIGTFTGIVPGIHVNTAATVLLGSYPLMEEVVSDFCDPSFTPILISCCIMSAATVHSFVDFVPSVFIGAPDPDDSLTVLPGHRLLSEGRGMAAVRAAAIGSAVGSVAALALSIPLQWLMLRGGSEIIDCFTFGVVTVTILVIILVSSDRLITAAMLLLTGFMGIAINSEIIPVIGIMEGGTLLFPLLTGLFGLPPLLDNAAGGRIPAQYDEGNDPVGPMPGIKGVATGILAGWFPGITATAGATLASAVTRENDPARFISMTASIGTVTSVFSLVTLSVSGSGRSGPSMAVKQVIGDSLGGFCSEAFVLILLSMALATLLGYVSTIGAGKLMVRISDRISPVAMGDAVLGLIVILVLLFTGPFGLAVLVVSAAVGRIPPALGVSRVCLTGCLMLPVVLNVFL is encoded by the coding sequence ATGGGTCCGGAAATCATCGCATTAGTCCTGGCCGCAGGTATCATCGGCGCCGCCATCGGTACGTTCACCGGGATCGTTCCCGGCATACACGTCAACACCGCTGCGACCGTTCTCCTAGGTTCATATCCCCTGATGGAGGAGGTCGTATCAGACTTCTGCGACCCCTCTTTCACACCGATCCTGATATCCTGCTGCATCATGTCCGCAGCGACGGTCCACTCGTTCGTTGACTTCGTTCCCTCGGTGTTCATCGGCGCTCCGGACCCTGACGATTCCCTCACTGTCCTCCCCGGTCACAGACTTCTCTCGGAGGGCAGGGGTATGGCTGCAGTCAGGGCTGCGGCGATAGGCAGCGCGGTGGGTTCCGTAGCTGCACTGGCACTGTCGATTCCGCTGCAATGGCTGATGCTCCGCGGAGGTTCGGAGATCATCGACTGCTTCACCTTTGGAGTGGTGACCGTGACCATCCTGGTGATAATCCTCGTGTCCTCCGACAGGCTGATCACGGCCGCGATGCTCCTTCTCACCGGGTTCATGGGAATAGCGATTAACTCAGAAATCATCCCTGTGATTGGCATCATGGAAGGGGGCACACTCCTCTTCCCGCTCCTTACGGGACTCTTCGGACTCCCTCCTCTTCTGGATAATGCGGCCGGCGGGAGGATCCCCGCCCAATACGATGAGGGCAATGACCCAGTAGGTCCGATGCCCGGGATCAAAGGTGTTGCCACGGGCATACTTGCGGGATGGTTTCCCGGCATAACCGCCACAGCGGGGGCCACTCTGGCCTCTGCTGTCACCCGCGAGAACGATCCCGCCAGATTCATATCCATGACCGCCAGCATAGGGACCGTCACCTCGGTGTTCTCACTGGTGACGCTGTCCGTCTCCGGAAGCGGAAGGTCGGGACCGTCGATGGCCGTCAAACAGGTCATCGGGGATTCGCTCGGCGGATTCTGTTCCGAGGCATTCGTCCTGATCTTGCTCAGCATGGCCCTCGCCACTCTGCTGGGATATGTATCCACCATCGGTGCGGGAAAGCTCATGGTCAGGATATCCGACAGAATCTCCCCCGTAGCGATGGGGGATGCGGTGCTGGGACTCATCGTGATATTGGTCCTGCTCTTCACGGGGCCGTTCGGACTCGCTGTCCTGGTGGTATCGGCTGCGGTGGGGCGCATACCTCCGGCACTCGGAGTCAGCAGAGTATGCCTGACAGGATGTCTGATGCTCCCGGTGGTTCTCAATGTATTTTTGTGA
- a CDS encoding MFS transporter → MNELLDRKHTGMLLAVVFFATFMDGVDGSIVNVALPDIGSSFGVDTGTVSWVSITYMMILAGTLVAFARIAADKGIRLIMALGLFIFTVSSFVCGISVSFPMLIAARAVQAVGAGMMAAAGPMCCVVHLPPEKLAFGLSIVTIGASVGFAIGPALGGAIVNFADWEWIFLINIPLGAIAIPLMLKAVPKSIEPARKSTLDHTGAILLLVAIVLITFSIETLSHSDMRRYSVIAAAVGLCVLFAFIYVEKHRENPLLKLSMFRRWDFSLIFTTLMEINMVFMGILYLVPFYAEICLGMSSLTTGLFLLSSPLLTAILGMPIARMSDVRGRKIFCVLSGVFAMMAFAIFMFASDNMHWVLFLATMILMGLSWACVGGPMASRLVEHAGNEPEMASSLTNEAYYIGGAIGTALAALAFTIASGTDGIDIDSVTSAQFLSGITATAAILFIISLTIAVLSFIVKDEKRF, encoded by the coding sequence ATGAACGAGCTGCTTGACAGGAAACATACCGGTATGTTACTGGCAGTGGTCTTCTTTGCCACATTCATGGACGGAGTAGATGGCAGTATCGTCAACGTCGCCCTCCCCGACATAGGCAGTTCGTTCGGTGTCGATACGGGAACCGTATCATGGGTGTCCATCACCTACATGATGATCCTGGCAGGCACCCTCGTGGCTTTCGCCAGGATAGCCGCCGACAAAGGTATCAGACTGATCATGGCGCTCGGACTGTTCATCTTCACGGTCAGTTCCTTCGTCTGCGGCATATCGGTCTCTTTCCCCATGCTCATCGCGGCCAGGGCCGTTCAGGCGGTGGGAGCGGGCATGATGGCCGCTGCCGGTCCCATGTGCTGCGTGGTCCACCTCCCCCCGGAGAAACTGGCCTTCGGACTTTCCATCGTGACCATCGGGGCCTCGGTAGGATTCGCCATCGGCCCCGCACTGGGCGGAGCCATCGTGAACTTCGCTGATTGGGAATGGATCTTCCTGATAAACATCCCGCTGGGAGCGATTGCCATCCCGCTCATGCTCAAGGCCGTGCCCAAGAGCATCGAACCCGCCAGGAAATCCACTCTGGACCATACGGGGGCCATTCTCCTGCTGGTGGCCATCGTCCTCATCACGTTCTCGATCGAGACCCTCTCCCATTCGGATATGAGAAGGTACTCCGTGATCGCGGCGGCGGTGGGACTGTGCGTCCTGTTCGCATTCATATATGTGGAGAAACACCGCGAGAATCCCCTGCTGAAACTGTCCATGTTCAGACGCTGGGACTTCTCGCTGATCTTCACAACCCTGATGGAGATCAACATGGTCTTCATGGGCATCCTCTATCTGGTCCCCTTCTACGCGGAGATCTGCCTGGGGATGTCCTCGCTCACCACCGGACTGTTCCTTCTGTCCTCACCGCTCCTCACCGCCATCCTCGGCATGCCCATAGCAAGGATGTCCGACGTAAGAGGCAGGAAGATATTCTGCGTCCTGTCGGGAGTATTCGCCATGATGGCCTTCGCAATATTCATGTTCGCGTCCGACAACATGCATTGGGTACTGTTCCTTGCCACCATGATCCTTATGGGTCTCTCGTGGGCATGTGTCGGAGGACCCATGGCCTCTCGTCTGGTGGAACATGCCGGTAACGAACCTGAGATGGCCTCTTCCCTGACCAACGAGGCATATTATATCGGAGGCGCCATAGGTACCGCCCTGGCGGCACTTGCATTCACCATAGCATCCGGTACCGACGGAATCGACATCGACTCGGTAACCTCCGCCCAGTTCCTCAGCGGCATAACCGCCACCGCTGCGATACTGTTCATTATCTCCCTGACCATCGCGGTGCTGTCATTCATCGTGAAAGATGAAAAGAGATTCTGA
- a CDS encoding thioesterase family protein yields the protein MSKYRFQNGEFMIVPGLVFEKKLTVGEKDTALSWGSGTLPVLATPRMILLVEEAASAAVAPYLSEGDTTVGTLVDIRHVSASPVGSEVLCRVTITEVDRARIRFAVSVTDAFGDVGTGFHERFIVHSDKFMARADAKLR from the coding sequence ATGTCCAAATATCGGTTCCAGAATGGGGAATTCATGATAGTCCCAGGACTCGTTTTCGAGAAGAAGCTCACGGTCGGAGAAAAGGATACAGCACTCTCATGGGGGAGCGGCACACTTCCTGTACTCGCGACGCCCAGGATGATCCTCCTGGTGGAGGAGGCGGCCTCGGCCGCTGTGGCACCGTATCTTTCCGAGGGGGACACCACCGTGGGAACCCTGGTGGACATCAGGCATGTATCCGCTTCTCCGGTAGGGTCCGAGGTCTTATGCAGGGTCACCATAACCGAAGTGGACAGGGCCCGTATCAGATTCGCAGTATCGGTCACCGATGCCTTCGGCGATGTAGGTACAGGATTCCACGAGCGCTTCATCGTCCATTCTGACAAGTTCATGGCCAGGGCCGATGCGAAGCTCCGCTGA
- a CDS encoding DNA helicase, with protein MSLENELFHELLLKRDDLRKKNANASGREPPICSDAALQEMAQRVPTKLEDFKAIEGIGDRFVEQYGPAFLAITKKYAVTAAKGSAIDRRLAQTLRELQKKLVNISKANRLLFQPKTSKKYSFDPCVTGKGTEALGLIFGNKRVVNLCDSKSKEDAKAFKRVNEIIREVSRDQREKGAFDLYLAYPFVEGRLVGDDDFPIRAPLALFPVTLEKEGTAIKLRMDDSRDAVFNNTLLLAAMKIGGRNRPLPDNVIETYDEKNFINDLKQFYESEGMHLVFPSKKSVTEFVEYKVAEFPDYAPGDLHVVHNIVVGKYPSYSSFIQRDFDTLLSGKEINNSLADLIKDLNNEDFYSDYPMPLSDEDMKSQGVMASEKDLYYINSLNSAQENILTAIQKKDELVVQGPPGTGKSQVITGLISAAVATGKTVLMVSEKKTALDVVYSRMGTLSKFCMQIDDTADKDSFYKQLSTMLSIQPVANSVSLDAISAEIDRDIGKLTHIASEVYDEGDFGVPACSLYAMDRWLDLSDKVQYETYKRYKDNVAASLTRTDFSTIKDLHMKFANPSLINNIRDYENVLDKSPWMAFMKSDLSSYELSEMKADLERLDAEVRDLNSKGFISRLFSKGKVTRDATDLANKYFTNFSNKTIEEIKNDPVSLIDTVDDYDVFCARSTVYRGLTDLEKEYGRSVLDLSKVTKSSDATTNDEIYRFILNDHLQRFDASHKDILQELHDFDSIISNIDRNMEQKRAMTRRLMEGILSNDLRYITESKRRGDIARIVENKRKWSLNKFINRYGFELFKGIRVWLLTPEVVSDIIPMEMGLFDLLIFDEASQMYVEKGIPSIYRAKKVVIAGDHKQLRPSSLGTGRVTYDEDEDDEEEMMNGALEEESLLDLARARYDSILLNFHYRSRYEELIAFSNYAFYGGKLYVSPNIVQPERPPIEVIKVDGTWVDRHNEAEADKVVELLREFFLTRQNRETVGIITFNVSQRDLVYDRIEEYAATDPAFATAVSEEMKRFDNGEDVGLFVKNIESVQGDERDVIIFSVAYAKNEDGKLMQRFGWLNMRGGENRLNVAISRAKKKIFIVDSIEPEDLQVDGLKSDGPRILKKYLQYAKAVSDGNTPLAHSILQSFIPSRDEYADEIGSETPVMNRVYTALVRKGYTVEKNIGIGGYTIDLAVKQDNRFILGIECDSHIYSLSKDTRERDYHRQKYLESRGWHIHRVWTPGMYKNPEAEISKIVTAIEHAELAP; from the coding sequence ATGAGCTTGGAGAACGAATTATTCCACGAGCTGTTATTGAAGAGGGATGACCTCAGAAAAAAGAATGCGAATGCCAGCGGAAGGGAGCCGCCCATATGCAGCGACGCCGCCCTTCAGGAGATGGCACAGCGTGTACCGACCAAGCTTGAGGATTTCAAAGCCATCGAGGGAATCGGCGACCGTTTCGTGGAACAATACGGACCCGCTTTCCTGGCAATCACCAAGAAATATGCGGTTACTGCCGCCAAGGGTTCCGCCATCGACCGCCGTCTGGCCCAGACCCTGAGGGAACTGCAGAAGAAGCTCGTCAACATCAGCAAGGCGAACCGTCTCCTCTTCCAGCCCAAGACCAGCAAGAAGTATTCCTTCGACCCCTGCGTCACCGGCAAGGGCACCGAGGCCCTGGGTCTCATATTCGGAAACAAGAGGGTCGTCAATCTGTGCGACTCCAAATCCAAAGAGGACGCCAAGGCATTCAAACGCGTCAACGAGATCATCAGGGAGGTCAGCCGCGACCAGAGGGAGAAGGGAGCCTTCGACCTCTATCTGGCCTATCCCTTCGTAGAAGGACGCCTGGTCGGCGACGACGATTTCCCCATCCGCGCCCCGCTCGCCCTCTTCCCCGTGACCCTCGAGAAGGAAGGTACGGCCATCAAGCTCAGGATGGACGACTCCAGGGATGCGGTATTCAACAACACCCTCCTGCTCGCGGCCATGAAGATCGGAGGCAGGAACCGTCCCCTGCCCGACAATGTCATCGAGACCTACGACGAGAAGAACTTCATCAACGACCTCAAACAGTTCTACGAGAGCGAGGGAATGCATCTCGTATTCCCCTCCAAGAAATCCGTTACCGAATTCGTCGAATACAAGGTAGCCGAGTTCCCCGACTATGCCCCCGGGGACCTGCATGTGGTCCACAACATCGTGGTCGGGAAATATCCCTCCTACTCCAGCTTCATCCAGAGGGACTTCGACACCCTCCTCTCCGGCAAGGAGATCAACAACAGCCTCGCCGACCTCATCAAGGACCTCAACAACGAGGATTTCTACTCCGACTACCCCATGCCCCTGTCCGACGAGGACATGAAGTCCCAGGGAGTCATGGCATCGGAGAAGGACCTCTATTACATCAACTCGCTCAACAGCGCCCAGGAGAACATCCTGACCGCCATCCAGAAGAAGGACGAACTCGTCGTCCAGGGACCTCCCGGCACCGGTAAGTCGCAGGTCATCACCGGGCTCATCTCCGCCGCGGTCGCCACCGGCAAGACCGTGCTGATGGTCTCGGAAAAGAAAACGGCACTGGATGTCGTGTACTCGAGGATGGGTACACTTTCGAAGTTCTGCATGCAGATCGACGACACCGCCGACAAGGACAGCTTCTACAAGCAGCTGTCCACCATGCTCAGCATCCAGCCCGTGGCCAACAGCGTCAGCCTGGATGCCATATCCGCGGAGATCGACCGCGACATCGGAAAACTCACGCACATCGCATCGGAGGTCTACGACGAAGGCGACTTCGGGGTCCCTGCCTGCAGCCTGTACGCCATGGACAGGTGGCTGGACCTCAGCGACAAGGTGCAGTACGAGACATACAAGCGTTACAAGGACAACGTCGCCGCCTCCCTCACCCGCACCGACTTCTCGACGATCAAGGACCTGCACATGAAGTTCGCCAACCCCTCGCTTATCAACAACATCCGCGACTACGAGAACGTCCTCGACAAATCCCCATGGATGGCCTTCATGAAATCGGACCTCAGCAGCTACGAGCTCAGCGAGATGAAAGCTGACCTGGAGAGGCTAGATGCCGAGGTCAGGGACCTCAACAGCAAGGGATTCATCTCCAGGCTCTTCTCCAAGGGAAAGGTCACCCGCGACGCCACCGACCTTGCCAACAAATACTTCACCAACTTCAGCAACAAGACCATCGAGGAGATCAAGAACGACCCGGTCTCCCTCATCGACACCGTTGACGATTACGACGTGTTCTGCGCCAGGTCCACCGTGTACCGCGGCCTGACCGACCTGGAGAAAGAGTACGGCAGAAGCGTCCTGGACCTCAGCAAGGTGACCAAGAGCTCGGACGCCACCACCAACGACGAGATCTACAGGTTCATCCTCAACGACCACCTGCAGAGGTTCGATGCCTCCCACAAGGACATCCTCCAGGAGCTCCACGACTTCGACAGCATCATCAGCAACATCGACCGCAACATGGAACAGAAGCGCGCCATGACCCGCAGGCTGATGGAGGGCATCCTCAGCAACGACCTCAGGTATATCACCGAATCCAAGAGGAGGGGCGACATAGCCAGGATCGTCGAGAACAAGAGGAAGTGGAGCCTCAACAAGTTCATCAACCGTTACGGATTCGAACTGTTCAAGGGAATCCGCGTATGGCTGCTCACCCCCGAGGTCGTATCCGACATCATCCCCATGGAGATGGGTCTGTTCGACCTGCTTATCTTCGACGAGGCTTCGCAGATGTACGTCGAGAAGGGTATCCCCTCCATCTACCGTGCCAAGAAGGTCGTCATCGCCGGTGACCACAAACAGCTGAGGCCTTCCAGCCTCGGTACCGGAAGGGTCACCTACGACGAGGACGAGGATGACGAGGAGGAGATGATGAACGGCGCCCTCGAGGAGGAGAGCCTCCTGGATCTCGCCCGTGCAAGGTACGACAGCATCCTGCTCAACTTCCATTACAGGTCCCGTTACGAGGAGCTCATCGCCTTCTCCAACTATGCGTTCTACGGCGGCAAGCTGTATGTGTCGCCCAACATCGTCCAGCCCGAGAGGCCTCCCATCGAGGTCATAAAAGTGGACGGTACCTGGGTCGACAGGCACAACGAGGCCGAAGCCGACAAGGTCGTGGAGCTCCTCAGGGAGTTCTTCCTGACCAGGCAGAACCGCGAGACCGTCGGTATCATCACCTTCAACGTGTCGCAGCGCGACCTGGTCTACGACAGGATCGAGGAGTACGCCGCCACCGACCCCGCATTCGCCACCGCAGTCTCGGAGGAGATGAAGCGTTTCGACAACGGAGAGGATGTCGGTCTCTTCGTGAAGAACATCGAGTCCGTGCAGGGTGACGAGAGGGATGTCATCATCTTCTCCGTGGCCTACGCCAAGAACGAGGACGGCAAGCTCATGCAGAGGTTCGGATGGCTCAACATGCGCGGAGGGGAGAACAGGCTCAACGTCGCCATCTCCCGTGCCAAGAAGAAGATCTTCATCGTCGATTCCATCGAACCCGAGGACCTCCAGGTCGACGGCCTCAAGAGCGACGGCCCCAGGATCCTCAAGAAATATCTCCAGTACGCCAAGGCCGTCAGCGACGGAAACACCCCGCTGGCACATTCCATCCTGCAGAGCTTCATCCCCTCCAGGGACGAGTATGCAGACGAGATCGGCAGCGAGACCCCTGTCATGAACAGGGTGTACACTGCTCTGGTCAGGAAGGGATACACCGTCGAGAAGAACATCGGTATCGGCGGATACACCATCGATCTGGCGGTCAAGCAGGACAATAGGTTCATCCTAGGTATCGAATGCGACAGCCACATCTACTCGCTCTCGAAGGACACCAGGGAGAGGGATTACCACCGCCAGAAATACCTCGAATCAAGGGGATGGCACATCCACAGGGTATGGACCCCGGGTATGTACAAGAACCCCGAGGCGGAGATCTCCAAGATCGTCACGGCCATCGAGCATGCGGAATTGGCTCCCTGA